Proteins encoded within one genomic window of Cucumis sativus cultivar 9930 chromosome 3, Cucumber_9930_V3, whole genome shotgun sequence:
- the LOC101215966 gene encoding NDR1/HIN1-like protein 12, which produces MAERNEEQGDVHDQKDLKEEKNRARFSSRYYSKRTRRSVCACISIFLLVIGVVALTLWLVYRPIDPQFTVVGAAIYDLNMSSLPLLSTTMQFTIVTRNPNRRVSIYYDRLTVFVSYRNQQITSQVILPPLAHEKRSTVAMSPVLGGGAVAVSLEVANGLVTDQTIGVLGLRVVLLGRLRWKAGPLKTGRYSVYVKCDVLVGVKRGLVGQLPMLASPPCKVDI; this is translated from the coding sequence ATGGCAGAAAGAAACGAAGAGCAGGGCGATGTCCATGATCAGAAggatttgaaagaagaaaagaacagAGCAAGATTCTCATCCCGATACTACTCAAAAAGAACTCGCCGCTCTGTTTGCGCATGCATCTCCATCTTCCTCCTCGTAATTGGTGTCGTGGCTCTCACTCTGTGGCTTGTCTACCGCCCCATTGACCCTCAATTCACCGTGGTTGGAGCCGCAATATATGACCTCAACATGTCATCTCTTCCGCTGCTGTCTACAACCATGCAATTCACAATCGTTACGAGGAACCCCAACAGGCGAGTTTCCATTTATTACGACAGACTGACTGTCTTTGTGTCGTATAGGAACCAGCAGATAACGTCGCAGGTGATATTGCCTCCGCTGGCTCACGAAAAGCGGAGCACAGTTGCGATGTCTCCAGTACTAGGCGGTGGGGCGGTGGCAGTGTCGTTGGAGGTGGCAAATGGGTTGGTAACGGATCAAACAATTGGAGTTTTAGGGTTGAGAGTAGTGTTGTTGGGTAGACTAAGATGGAAAGCTGGGCCACTAAAGACTGGACGTTATTCAGTATATGTAAAATGTGATGTGTTGGTGGGTGTGAAAAGAGGCTTGGTGGGTCAACTTCCCATGCTTGCCTCTCCCCCTTGCAAAGTTGATATCTAG
- the LOC101219379 gene encoding transcription factor bHLH67 isoform X2, with protein MERLQGPINPCFYGEYSETGCSEQEFTNLGFEESEEVCLLTSSLEDKIPFLQMLQSVESQSFKEPNFQSLLKLQHLTKPWEGGVNKIQELVQLFSSPINSETKDQNQPPKSDRVFSECNQNQGISQTQMTKAPPVIKERRKRKRSKPTKNKEEVECQRMTHIAVERNRRRQMNDHLNVIKSLIPTSYVQRGDQASIIGGAIDFVKELEQLLESLEALRKERKGAEGECKGEQSEVRVASNRRIGEGVCAELRSEVAEIEVTMIQTHVNLKIRCPKRQDQLLKVIVALEDLRLTVLHLNITSQTAATMLYSFNLKIEDECKLESEEQIAATVNEIFSFINNGRLVNEAKENFRQYSGSR; from the exons ATGGAGAGGCTCCAAGGACCCATTAATCCTTGC TTTTATGGTGAATATTCAGAGACAGGTTGCTCGGAACAAGAATTCACAAACTTGGGATTTGAAGAATCAGAAGAAGTTTGTTTACTAACCTCAAGTTTGGAAGATAAAATACCATTCCTTCAGATGCTGCAGAGTGTGGAATCGCAATCATTCAAGGAACCTAACTTTCAAAGCTTGCTGAAGCTGCAGCACCTAACCAAACCATGGGAAGGGGGGGTTAATAAAATTCAGGAGCTTGTACAGTTGTTTTCTTCACCAATAAACTCAGAAACGAAGGACCAAAATCAACCTCCAAAGTCGGACAGAGTGTTCTCAGAGTGTAACCAAAATCAAGGCATATCCCAGACCCAAATGACAAAGGCTCCTCCAGTCAtcaaggaaagaagaaaacgaaagagatccaaaccaacaaaaaacaaggaAGAAGTAGAGTGCCAAAGAATGACCCACATTGCTGTTGAGCGCAACCGGAGACGGCAAATGAACGACCATCTCAACGTTATCAAGTCTCTCATACCTACGTCCTATGTACAAAGG GGTGACCAGGCATCCATAATTGGGGGCGCAATAGACTTCGTGAAGGAATTGGAGCAGCTACTTGAATCTTTGGAAGCACTgaggaaagaaaggaagggaGCGGAAGGTGAGTGTAAGGGTGAGCAGTCAGAAGTGCGAGTGGCATCAAATAGGAGAATAGGAGAAGGGGTTTGCGCCGAGCTCAGGTCAGAAGTGGCTGAGATTGAGGTTACAATGATTCAAACCCATGTAAACTTAAAGATAAGGTGCCCCAAAAGGCAAGATCAGTTGTTGAAAGTCATTGTTGCTTTGGAAGATCTTAGGCTCACAGTTTTGCATCTCAACATTACCTCACAAACCGCTGCCACCATGCTTTACTCCTTCAATCTAAAG ATAGAAGATGAATGTAAGCTAGAATCAGAGGAGCAGATTGCAGCAACggttaatgaaatattcagTTTTATCAACAATGGCAGACTGGTCAATGAGGCAAAGGAAAATTTCAGGCAGTACAGTGGCAGTCGCTGA
- the LOC101219379 gene encoding transcription factor bHLH70 isoform X1 translates to MLSLSVSIYFRFPFSLSPTFRIFFSEHVHYIHLILQMFSIEWLCVISPGWILEYLLCTYNEHALFLIIYFSYHSGFSSFQFYGEYSETGCSEQEFTNLGFEESEEVCLLTSSLEDKIPFLQMLQSVESQSFKEPNFQSLLKLQHLTKPWEGGVNKIQELVQLFSSPINSETKDQNQPPKSDRVFSECNQNQGISQTQMTKAPPVIKERRKRKRSKPTKNKEEVECQRMTHIAVERNRRRQMNDHLNVIKSLIPTSYVQRGDQASIIGGAIDFVKELEQLLESLEALRKERKGAEGECKGEQSEVRVASNRRIGEGVCAELRSEVAEIEVTMIQTHVNLKIRCPKRQDQLLKVIVALEDLRLTVLHLNITSQTAATMLYSFNLKIEDECKLESEEQIAATVNEIFSFINNGRLVNEAKENFRQYSGSR, encoded by the exons ATGCTATCCCTCtctgtttctatttatttccgttttcctttttcattgtCACCcacttttagaattttcttttcagaaCATGTGCATTACATTCATTTAATTCTTCAAATGTTTTCCATTGAATGGCTTTGTGTAATTTCTCCAGGATGGATATTAGAATATCTACTTTGTACTTACAATGAACATGCTTTGtttcttattatatatttctctTATCACTCTGGATTCTCTTCTTTTCAGTTTTATGGTGAATATTCAGAGACAGGTTGCTCGGAACAAGAATTCACAAACTTGGGATTTGAAGAATCAGAAGAAGTTTGTTTACTAACCTCAAGTTTGGAAGATAAAATACCATTCCTTCAGATGCTGCAGAGTGTGGAATCGCAATCATTCAAGGAACCTAACTTTCAAAGCTTGCTGAAGCTGCAGCACCTAACCAAACCATGGGAAGGGGGGGTTAATAAAATTCAGGAGCTTGTACAGTTGTTTTCTTCACCAATAAACTCAGAAACGAAGGACCAAAATCAACCTCCAAAGTCGGACAGAGTGTTCTCAGAGTGTAACCAAAATCAAGGCATATCCCAGACCCAAATGACAAAGGCTCCTCCAGTCAtcaaggaaagaagaaaacgaaagagatccaaaccaacaaaaaacaaggaAGAAGTAGAGTGCCAAAGAATGACCCACATTGCTGTTGAGCGCAACCGGAGACGGCAAATGAACGACCATCTCAACGTTATCAAGTCTCTCATACCTACGTCCTATGTACAAAGG GGTGACCAGGCATCCATAATTGGGGGCGCAATAGACTTCGTGAAGGAATTGGAGCAGCTACTTGAATCTTTGGAAGCACTgaggaaagaaaggaagggaGCGGAAGGTGAGTGTAAGGGTGAGCAGTCAGAAGTGCGAGTGGCATCAAATAGGAGAATAGGAGAAGGGGTTTGCGCCGAGCTCAGGTCAGAAGTGGCTGAGATTGAGGTTACAATGATTCAAACCCATGTAAACTTAAAGATAAGGTGCCCCAAAAGGCAAGATCAGTTGTTGAAAGTCATTGTTGCTTTGGAAGATCTTAGGCTCACAGTTTTGCATCTCAACATTACCTCACAAACCGCTGCCACCATGCTTTACTCCTTCAATCTAAAG ATAGAAGATGAATGTAAGCTAGAATCAGAGGAGCAGATTGCAGCAACggttaatgaaatattcagTTTTATCAACAATGGCAGACTGGTCAATGAGGCAAAGGAAAATTTCAGGCAGTACAGTGGCAGTCGCTGA
- the LOC101219379 gene encoding transcription factor bHLH70 isoform X3: MLQSVESQSFKEPNFQSLLKLQHLTKPWEGGVNKIQELVQLFSSPINSETKDQNQPPKSDRVFSECNQNQGISQTQMTKAPPVIKERRKRKRSKPTKNKEEVECQRMTHIAVERNRRRQMNDHLNVIKSLIPTSYVQRGDQASIIGGAIDFVKELEQLLESLEALRKERKGAEGECKGEQSEVRVASNRRIGEGVCAELRSEVAEIEVTMIQTHVNLKIRCPKRQDQLLKVIVALEDLRLTVLHLNITSQTAATMLYSFNLKIEDECKLESEEQIAATVNEIFSFINNGRLVNEAKENFRQYSGSR; the protein is encoded by the exons ATGCTGCAGAGTGTGGAATCGCAATCATTCAAGGAACCTAACTTTCAAAGCTTGCTGAAGCTGCAGCACCTAACCAAACCATGGGAAGGGGGGGTTAATAAAATTCAGGAGCTTGTACAGTTGTTTTCTTCACCAATAAACTCAGAAACGAAGGACCAAAATCAACCTCCAAAGTCGGACAGAGTGTTCTCAGAGTGTAACCAAAATCAAGGCATATCCCAGACCCAAATGACAAAGGCTCCTCCAGTCAtcaaggaaagaagaaaacgaaagagatccaaaccaacaaaaaacaaggaAGAAGTAGAGTGCCAAAGAATGACCCACATTGCTGTTGAGCGCAACCGGAGACGGCAAATGAACGACCATCTCAACGTTATCAAGTCTCTCATACCTACGTCCTATGTACAAAGG GGTGACCAGGCATCCATAATTGGGGGCGCAATAGACTTCGTGAAGGAATTGGAGCAGCTACTTGAATCTTTGGAAGCACTgaggaaagaaaggaagggaGCGGAAGGTGAGTGTAAGGGTGAGCAGTCAGAAGTGCGAGTGGCATCAAATAGGAGAATAGGAGAAGGGGTTTGCGCCGAGCTCAGGTCAGAAGTGGCTGAGATTGAGGTTACAATGATTCAAACCCATGTAAACTTAAAGATAAGGTGCCCCAAAAGGCAAGATCAGTTGTTGAAAGTCATTGTTGCTTTGGAAGATCTTAGGCTCACAGTTTTGCATCTCAACATTACCTCACAAACCGCTGCCACCATGCTTTACTCCTTCAATCTAAAG ATAGAAGATGAATGTAAGCTAGAATCAGAGGAGCAGATTGCAGCAACggttaatgaaatattcagTTTTATCAACAATGGCAGACTGGTCAATGAGGCAAAGGAAAATTTCAGGCAGTACAGTGGCAGTCGCTGA